In the Panthera leo isolate Ple1 chromosome C2, P.leo_Ple1_pat1.1, whole genome shotgun sequence genome, aggtgccccctgtacAGTCTAGTTTTTGCTTCAGAAGAATCTGGATCGACcttagctttattattttccatagctCATGGTTGAATAAATAACTAATGTCCTTTGTGTATAGGCCAGGCATCAGTCtaaattatttacattaattatCTCCTTCATTTCTCTCCAAAATTTTATGAGATACATGCCATCAGTATCCTCATTTGACATGAGGAGACAGACTTGGAGATGCTCAGTAATTGGCTAACGGTCAAAAAAGTCTACAAAGAGAAGGCCTAAGGTTTGAACTCAGAGCACACAGCCTCAATGACTCTATCATACTACTCTTACTGTTCTAGTGTTAAAAGTTGTGTGACAAAATTCCACTTAGTAATGCTCCCAAGGTGCTAGGACTGTCCATCCAGGTTTAGAACCTTTTGGCTGCAGGGTCAACCCAGCAGCTTAGCGACTGTGCCCACCCTGTGCAGTGACCTGGGGAAGTCAGGGAATAGTCTTCACCAAACACCACTAGGGCTGAGCATGAACTGACCTGAAGGTGAGGGAGCTGCACTCTTTTCCTGCTCTAAAGCCTGAggagtttctatttcctttccgcCCCTAATTCATTTTCTGCAGCTCAGCTCTCCCACCTTGGGTGCCTTCATTCAGGATCCAGAGTGGACCAGACCCCTGCCCACAGCCCAGGCAATGCTGTGTCTTTAAAGGAGCCTGAACAACATATAGAGTGCCTTCTGTGGGCCAGAGCCGTGCAGAGTGTGAACCCAGAGGTGACTGAGACACAGCCCCTGGCCTCAGTGTGCTCTCATCCAGGGAGCAGGCCTGCAAAGTACAAAATCGGACCAATTTGAGCTGCATGTCATTGTGCCAGCCTCAGTGCATAGGAGACAGTGACTCCTGTGTGGAGGAGGGAAGGTTAAAGGAGGCTTTTGGAGTTGCAGATGGCAAATCACagtttcaaagataaataatatctCACAGGACAGAGGGTGGAGTGGAGGTAGGGGTGTGCGGGGTGGTGGCCGAGGTCCAGGTAGACAAGGCTGCCTGGGCAGAGACTGGGGCCAGATGGATGCAGGTAGAGGCAGCAGGAGCACAAGAGGTGACATGGGCATGTCAGAAGATGAAGTTGAAGAGGCAGTTGGGGATCCAAACTTGGAGCCTTTCAGGAAGGCATTTAAAGGGGGCGTGACCTGGAGAGActccattgaatttttaaatttttaattaaaaaattttagaaatgtttatttttgagagagcaagcatgagtggggggaggggcagagtgagagagagggggacagagaatctcaagcaggctccccaccgtcagcacagaacccgatgtggggctcgaacccatgaaccatgagatcatgacctgagccgaagctcaaccgactgagccgcccaggtgcccctagactccATTGTAAAACAGGCCGCTTGGGGAGCAGCAGGGGGATGGCTGTAAGGGGTGGAGGCCGGGAGGCCATTTAGGAGGTGGTGGCACTGCTGGTGTGGGAGTTGGGATGAACCTAAGTGAAGTCAGGGCCGCGATCAGCAATACCCAGCGATTACCTGGAATTGGAGAAGAGCCGGTGAGAGAAGCGCCACCGTTGTAAGCGTTTCGACCAAATGACTGAGTGCGCAGTGGTGTCACCAACCAAGATGGGGGGAGACTGATCGGATGGTTCAGGAGGCAGGCCGGGCGCTGCGCCCCAAAGGTACACTGGAATCCTGGCCGCAGCacctcctggctgtgtgactactctgtgcttcagtttccctaCCTGCAAAATCAATATGCTAATGATAACGTCTTTTTTATGGCGTTTTCGTAACGATTCTCTGGGAAGTTACGGGTGGAAGCTTTAGTCCCGTGCGTGGCACGTAGAAAGCGTCCAGTAATTATGCACTGTCGTTATTACAACAAAGCAGAATAGGAGGAGATGCAGGCTTGGGCAGGAAGGTGACAGGTTTGTTTGGGGCACCCTGGGTGTGAACTCTGAGGTTCCTGGAAAGCCTCAGAGTGGAGTGACTGGGAATGGGTATCTGGGACCCGTGAGAGCCTGTGAGCGGAACCTCTGGCTGCCTTCGCTCGGCAGCTTCAAGGAGGCGACAGGGCTCCTCAGGGAGGATTGGTTGCAATGACAGAGTTTTCCTTGACCTTTCTGCTCAGTCTCAGAGGTACACAAGATTAAAAATCCTCAGACTGGAACCAAAGAGAAGAGGAATCAGAGGTGCTCAAAGGTGAATTTTGGACTTTGGAATACCTAATTGTTGTTGTTTGACTGTAAAATAAGACAGTTCATCCTGGATGAGGTCCCCTTTGAAAATTTCATGAAAACGTACACAATATACGATGCACGTACATACACAACATTTGCCTACAATATCGGAGTTACATCTGAACCTTTGAAGTTTGTGGATACCCAgttaagacccccccccccccccccccccccccccccccgtccaaTACTTGTTGGTGACccataaaacttaaaacattcgttgatgtgggggtggggggagaaacaTTCACGATGTACCCAGAGATTTTTAGGCAGTTGGTAGTGTGTTTTAAAAACTGGAGAATTATATGGAGAATTATACTCAGCTTGAGGTGCTGGGAAGAGAATGAGTATATATGCTCTGGGAAAAGTAGGCGCTGGTGTGGCTGGAAGGGAATTGAAGATGAATTTAAGTCCAGGAAGAATCTGAGCCATAAAAGGTATTTATGAAGTATGATGTAActcataaaagtgaaataagtATTTATGTGAAGCTTGTTACTGTCAGGGGgtatagctcagtggtagagcatttgactgcagatCAAGAGGTCCCTGGTTCaaatccaggtgccccctcagtgTTCTTTTGCTCTTCTTGGCAGCTTCATTAAAATACTGGGTGTAGAGTGAGGAAAGCAAGGTGCCTAGGGCTCCAAATTTAAGGATGTGCTCACTCTCACATCAGTATCTTGGCTTGTTAATTCCCTCGCAGTAAAGCTGTGTGCATATAAATTCACATAAACACAGCCATACGTCCAGAGGcatatacacacaccccacacaccaGATGTCCCCCGACATGCACACATCCTGACCCACACACCATCACACAGACCCACCAACAGacagacatacatacacatacgcaTACCTGCATCTTCTCACGTGgacctttgttttttcctttctgtgtattCGATCTTATTCGCCAGACCCTTTCTAACCTCCTTTCTTCAAACTTTCAACCTTTTAATAGTTAGGATTTACAGAAGAGTTGTGAAGATACTACAGAGATGTCCCATATACCCTTCACTCAGCTTCCCCTAGTGTTAACATCTTGCATAACCATGCCACATTTATCAAAACTGTGAAATAAACATTGGTGCAACACTATTAGCCAAACCATAGACATCATTCAGATGTCACCAATTTTTCtgttattgtcttttttcctGTGGCAGGATTCAGTCCAGGATGCCATGCTGCCTGGAGTCATAATGCCCccttagtttccttttctgacaGTCACTCAGTTTTTCCTtgagttgttgtttgtttgttttgtcatctTAACACTTTTGAAAAGTCccggtcaggtattttgtagaatgtccctcactTTGGGTTTGTgtcatgttttctcatgattaggcCAAAGTtctagatttgggggaaaaatatcaCAAAGGTCATGGTCATAGGCCCTTATCTTCCTGTCTTACTAGGGGTGGAAGAAAAGCACTGCAAACATTTAGGAGTCTGCTACATTGTAAGATGCTAAGAGTACAAGGTCTGAAGCTTGTGAGGATATACCTTCTGAAGTGAGATACCACACAGAAGGAAGCATATCACATGGTGGGTCTCTTTGGATTTTGGTGTTCATGTATTTGGATGTGCTTCTCTGGTATGTTTACTAGGTTTAAACAATAACCCATAAGATTGTCTGTTGTTTTGTGGATgtcagaacaagaaaaaaagtctgCACTCAGTCCAGGCCATGGGGAAACCTATTCCTTCATGGGGGTACTGTGACTTAGTACTGGAAGTATAAATGGCAACTCTAGCTTTGTTAATTTACCTTTTTTGCTTGTTTCAATAGCACATCGAATTTacctctttttaatattattacatGGCATATTGTAATTGTTTATAGGTCTGTGTATTAGTCAGACTAACTTTGGCAATAGTGTGGTGTCAACCCTGAAATCTCAAGAGCTTAATACAACAAAGATTTGTATCTTATTGATGCAAGATCTGAAGTGGGTGTGGTGGTCCTTCACCCTCTGGCAACTATGTCCATCTAGCACAATGGGGCCTCCAGAGTCATTGctgcaggggtagagagagttaGAGGAGTCACATAAGTTCCCAGCTTCCTTAGCCCTGGAGTGACATGCCTCACTTCAGCTCACAGTTCATTGGACAGACCTAGTCTTATGTCCCCAGTGTCATTGCAGTGGAggccaggaaagagaagaaagcatttgGATAGTTAGTGAGTACTAACTTTCACTGCCATAACTGATCTTACCTACTCAATTCTTTTTGATTCTTCTTGTTATCACCAGCGACTGGTAAGTACCTTGCCCATGGTAAGGGCTCACAAGGTATTTGATGAATAACAACTTTTGGCtaattgagtgaatgaataaatgactgataCAAGATAAACAAGGTTTATTCTTAAGTTATTTGGAAACTGATTCAATTATAAGGCAAGAATTATACCtctcatatttaagaaaaaaacaacttggggcaacttgggtggctcagtaggttaagcgtctgactttggctcaggtcatgatctcacagtccatgagtttgagccctgcgtcggactctctgctgacagctcagagcctggagcctgcttccgattctgtgtctccctctctcttcccctcccctgctcatgctctgtctctgtctcaaaaataaataaaagtattaaaaaaaaaaccttattgcTGCCTTCTAAATAATCCCTTAAAAGATTCAAACTTTTGTTGAAGAAGACAACTTTGTGTATGCCCATCAAGTAAAACATAGAATactatcttttttgtttgtttgtttttttgctgatttattttggaaaataaatgtctaCTACTCTATCTCCCTTTCTAAAATTGGCCACATGACCTTTACccattataaaatcaaaatacatttacTGTATAAAACTTTAAACATATATCAAAGTTTATAGGAGGGAATAAAATTGGGTTGCATCTCTACCACTATCTTTTGTTAACTGTTGTCTGTTAAATGTGATGggacatgtgtgtgtatgttttatgtatgtacacataaACATAACCAAACATATCAGGCATGTCTTAGGCAACATCTCAGATCCTCTTGTCCTTCACTGTTCCTGAGGCCCTTGGCCAGCTTCTCTACCCTGGCTGCCATTGCAGTGGCAAGTGTGCATTGACTTTATCAATGATGGCTGCCTCTGGCTTCCTACTCTTGGcttcccactcttggtttccCTCTTGCTTTTGAGTTATAAGAGGCCATGAGACCCCCTTGATGCCCCCACCTACAGAACCTGGAAATGTTGAGGAGCTAATGCAGCATGAGGAAAACCTTTCGCCAACAAGATACAGAAGTTGAGGGCTAAgtcttcttctcccttccttggGACAGAGTGTCCTGGGATGCTGTAGCTCATATGCCCTCTGGAAGACAGCTTTATGGGATCAAACAATCAATTGCACTTGTTAACAAATGATGACCAGCTTGGAAACGCACCTTTGCACTGACCTAACCTTTCTCTGCCTCGCTCCCCCTAttacctccctcctccctgggggTCGCGCTTTGTGAAAAACTAATAGCAGGTAAGCTTTTGCCTCTAGCTCTAGGTTCTGGGGTATCGAGATAATGCAGGCAGTCAGGATGGTCTGCCAGTTTTCCCTTCACCCTTTACCACAAGGCGATAGAAATGAATTGCATCCAGGCTTTCATTAAACAAGATACCATCTCTGCGTGATTCCAGCTGCCAACATCTGCATCTCTTCCCCTgagttcgttctttctttctttctttcttggcagCCAGAGCCCATTCTACATCTGTTTGAGGCAAGCTGGAAGTGCCAGAGAATGAATGGCCCCTGGGAGCACCTTCCAATAACAGCTGGCAGAGGTTGCTGTTTAAATAACCCAGATTCCTTACCCCTCCCGTGGGATAGCTCAGCCATGATGCCAACCACCTCGGCTCCAGAGTTCTCAATGGCACTAAGCTGGGCTGCCCACAGCATTAACTTGTATGACAAAACAACCTTTGTTGGCTGCTTCCCTTGTCCTTTCTCACTTCCCCTCTCCTCTACCAGTGTATCCTGTAGTCACCTCCCAAATATGCTATTTGAATTAGAATTCCTGAATTTTGCTGCCATGAGAGCCCAAATCGGGACATCAGCCTaagacataattaaaaaaaaaaactcttataaactgatctttttcatttaataatatattccgTATGTGATGTTCAATATTCCAAAACTTATCTAAAATATAAGAGTGTAAATGCTGCTTGGTATTTATTGTATGGATTATATAAATGATATGTTGGGCATTTCAGTTTCCAACTTTCCTATCCAACTGTAATTAACCCAGTGCCAAACACAGTTGGACAGGCTTTGTCTCCTGGGGTGAGAGTCGTAAATAAATGAGCTACAGATCAGTCATTTGTGCACATGATAAGAAGGAAATAGTCAACACAGATTTCCCCTGACTTCTATTTGGTGGTTTTTGAAGGTTGCCCTATAGCAGGAGTTCTTaggaaaatatcaaaaacatCTCGATTATGTTCTACTTTGAAAGGAAATGAATTGCATCCAAGCTTTCATTAAGCAAGGTACCATCTCTGtctcatttctctttgaaaaataatgacagCAAAAGCTCATTCCGTGGTACTTTGCTGCCTGATGGGTTTTGTTTCACTTTGTGGAAATTTGGGCTTCCTGCTTCCAAAGGGGTATACCTCTCTTACCGTTAGACAGTTAGGATGACTTCTAAAGTTTTATTCCAGTCCCTTGAATGATTTGGGGCCAGTTAACCAACCTCTGTAAGTTCTgggttcttttcattttgtacattGGAGTTAATAATAGTATTCCTCTTGCTAAGTTTGATGTCAGAGTGGTATAATGTTAATGAATCCATAGTGActactcaataaatgatagcaatTACTTCACAGTGGGTTCATTTTCAGTGGTGAAAGGAGCAGCACAGAGCAGAGGGGGGGACTTAAGAAATATCaaggaggggcgccggggtggcttgGTCTGCTGAACGTCAGACTTCACCTCTGGTTAtggtctcccggttcgtgggttcaagccctgcatcaggctctgtgctgacagcttggagcctagagtctgcttcagattctgtgtctccctgtctctctacccctcccctgctcacatcctgtc is a window encoding:
- the LOC122229344 gene encoding uncharacterized protein LOC122229344 — translated: MWYMVHGDLPIHIRLHCCLTTWLHGAPAAMVITVLRHCSHPSWIIFPPASTFFTAPHYATGGSVGGGIKGVSWPLITQKQEGNQEWEAKSRKPEAAIIDKVNAHLPLQWQPGESLRKRHKKDVIISILILQVGKLKHRVVTQPGGAAARIPVYLWGAAPGLPPEPSDQSPPILVGDTTAHSVIWSKRLQRWRFSHRLFSNSRLELRTKKRITMHALLIVLSPSGTSVGVEILAATEVTKKHRWREAKDPCLKSQTYQSRIITKGPPYYQLLGDSSLPGMI